Proteins from one Dermacentor variabilis isolate Ectoservices chromosome 1, ASM5094787v1, whole genome shotgun sequence genomic window:
- the LOC142579246 gene encoding uncharacterized protein LOC142579246 yields the protein MKPLCVVVLLALCAISSAKKEKVEGRGALLGVGAGGCCPCTGGLGVGGLGLGTGLGGGSSYNSGSYSSGSGYGSGVGAGAGLASGAGLASGAGLASGAGLSSGAGLASGAGLASGVGLSSGSGLASGAGLASGAGLAKGAGLASGAGLGAGAAGAGLGVGGVGVGAGVPLASPGVGVGVGGVGLGGGLGGGLGGGFGSSSGYSGFKQGSGFNNQAGGNKAGQGSFAYNVGGSDSNKYGHSSSYGDSKSFGKSESEGFNRASGQGSHGSSFNKAAAGSGAQSSSSGSKVVSG from the exons ATGAAGCCGCTG TGCGTTGTCGTCTTGCTGGCGCTGTGCGCCATCTCCTCTGCCAAGAAGGAGAAGGTCGAGGGCCGTGGGGCCCTACTCGGAGTTGGAGCGGGCGGCTGCTGCCCCTGCACCGGTGGCCTTGGAGTcggtggcctgggcctaggcacCGGCCTCGGTGGAGGCAGCAGCTACAACAGCGGTAGCTACAGCTCTGGGTCGGGCTATGGCTCTGGTGTTGGCGCGGGTGCAGGATTGGCCTCAGGTGCTGGACTTGCCTCGGGCGCTGGACTTGCCTCAGGTGCTGGACTTTCTTCCGGTGCTGGACTTGCTTCGGGTGCCGGCCTTGCTTCTGGTGTGGGACTTTCCTCAGGTTCTGGACTTGCCTCGGGTGCCGGACTTGCCTCAGGTGCCGGACTTGCCAAAGGTGCCGGACTTGCCTCAGGCGCCGGACTCGGTGCTGGAGCTGCCGGTGCTGGTCTCGGAGTAGGAGGAGTCGGTGTTGGAGCTGGCGTCCCTCTGGCCAGCCCCGGAGTAGGCGTTGGCGTTGGCGGTGTTGGTCTTGGAGGTGGCCTCGGCGGTGGCCTTGGAGGTGGTTTCGGATCATCCTCGGGCTACTCGGGCTTCAAGCAGGGCTCTGGATTCAACAACCAGGCAGGAGGAAACAAGGCCGGTCAGGGAAGCTTCGCCTACAACGTCGGCGGCTCGGATAGCAACAAGTACGGCCACAGTTCCTCGTACGGAGACTCCAAGAGCTTCGGCAAGAGCGAAAGCGAGGGCTTCAACCGCGCCTCGGGCCAAGGCAGCCACGGTAGCTCGTTCAACAAGGCCGCCGCGGGATCCGGAGCCCAGAGCTCCAGCTCCGGCAGCAAGGTTGTTTCCGGTTAA